CTCTTTACCCCAACGTCTGAAACCAATCAAAAGGAACGAACGTTCTGCCTCGAGTATATTTTTATACTATCTGTCACCATGAAAAAGACTATATATCTTTATGCCAAGACAAACCTTTAAAGTTAAAGATAAATGTCATAAGATTGTACACACGAGTTTCTCCTCAGAACAATGACACAATAATCTTCTCAATCTTGTATGTGACGTGATATGATTTAAAACCGTAGAAAATAGCGTCGGCACAGACCCGAGTGTTTTGCCTTTACACGAAACTCATATACAGTATTGTCTGGGGCCGGGTATGAAAACGACTCGTGAGGATAAAACGGAGGTTATCTTGCTCGTTTGAGGGCATAACTGTCAATGACGTAATCACATAGTCGCACCACAGTTTTGTTTTTCTTTTACCCTTTCGAACTGCATTTTACTTTGTTTTTTTTCATCACCCCATGTCTTGGCCACCGTGGTACTCTAGACTAGAGACCGAATCGAGCAAGGACGCTGCCAGGACGTCACCATGTGGCTCACCGTGAACGATCTTTGGTCTCGGACGCTGGAGGGTCCGCATATAAATTCCCCAGTGACCGGATTTCGAATCCAAGTAGCGGAACTCACAGCCGTGAACTTTTTACCAAAAAGCTAGAACATCCGGTTGCATTTTACTTTGTTCACTTATAGCTTTGTAAGTTTAATGAATGGAGAAAGTTATGAATGTTTAGATCTGTTTGCCAAGTGATTTAAAAGTAAAAGTAAAACGTTCTATTTTATTAACAACATACCAAAATATATACATCAGTTACATAGGTAAGTGTTGTATTATGAAGTCTAAAATTGATAAATTAATAGTATATTATATCATTTAGGTGTAACTAAAATACTAATTATCAATCAATTAATAAAAATTCAGCTAATATACTTTTAAATCACATTATTTGGTTATTGAACAGTTTTTTCTTGAGAAAAGAAAACTAAAACATTCTATATAACAAATAAATTACAATAATATACAGAAAAAAAATTCAACACATTTTTTAGTCATTTCATCTTTCAAATATCACATAAGTAACATAATCCATTAATTTGAGATTTTCTCTCATTTTCCTCATTTTGGAAAAAAAAATGAAGTAACTATCGGAGATTCCCTAACAAATCTTAAACCAATACTACGTATCTTATTACTTGAATTTGTTATTACTCTGGAAGGGAACATGTTTAAGAACAAACAAGAGAACTATACTGTTTATAAGGAAATATATACACGAATTGTTTTCTTAAAGTTGAAGTGACAAATGCAGCTTTCTATTGCTTTCTATTTCTATCGTGATATTAGAAAGAACAAATGATTTCTGTGTAGTGTTGGCTCTTACTACCACATGTGTTGGTTGTGCCATCATCATCATCATCATGCGCATCCACAGTAAACTCTGCTACATCTTCTGTAGCCAGCAGTTCTCTAAACGTGAGAACATCAGAGCCTTGCCTGTCGTTTCTATATGCCACGATTATATAACATCCATTTATTTATCTGTCGGAAATTGAATGGATCAACATTTATAATCAAAAAATCAAAACAATTTTCTTGTGTGGAAGGCAAATTTCTTTCTTTAATGGCACAAGTTGGAACATACTATGTTCTGTGTGAACAAAGCCCGTTTTTTTTACCCTTTTGAACGACGCCGTCACGCCGCCCGTTTTTCATTTTTTACGTTTTGCTTATGGAACTTCTCTCAGGCAACTGTCGGAAACAACTCGCCGATGACACTACAAAAAAACAGGGAGATTCTGATGGCCGAAGTCGTCAGAAATTCGTTGGAATAGACCGATTCCGACGAATTTCTGACGACCCAGTCCATCGGTATCTTTTTGTCGGAAAAAAAATATTCGTCAGAATTTCGTCAGACCTTCCGACGACTTTCTTACGAATACTGAGAAACGTCATTCTGACGATATTCCGATGCGGACACACAAGACCAGAGTTCATCGGAAAAACTATATACCGACGGAGAACGTTCCTCGGACTCTTCCGACGAATTGTGGGCGTCGGAATATACCGACAAAACACCGTCCGTCGGTATATTCCGACGAACTAGGTATATTCCGACGAATCCTAGTCTGTCGGAATATACCGACGAACAATGGTTCGTCGGTATTTTTCGAGGAATCTTCTCCGTCGGTATTTTCCGACGAGCCACTGTCCGTCGGTATATTCTGACCCCACAATTCGTCGGAATATATCAATTTTAAAAACGAATTAATTTTGCATTTTTATATATATTTTTATACTAAAAATTAATTAATAAATAAATAAAATCTGAAATTTAAAACTAATAATATTATAGAATTTAAATTCATACAAACCGAAATAGAAAAAAAAATATTCAGAAAGTTTTAAAAAACAGAAAAAAACTAAGAACTCGAAGACATCAAACGATCTAGCTTCTGTATTATCTCGGTGTTGAACTTCTTCTGGGATGCCAACTCAGCAAGGATAGTGACATTCTCCGAACGGATAGTGGCATTCTCAGAAAGGATAGTGGTGTTCTGCTCCTCCAATGCCCCAATCCGTTCATCTTTGTCATGTAGTTCCTCGAGAATCATGAGATCGGTATACGGAGCTTGCGAAGAAGATGCCGGATACGAAGAAGCACGACAGGCCAACCCAACTAAACGGGCTCTTTTTCTTTTAGAAACCGCCTAAAAAATATTAAAAGTTAGTAAACAATGGATATGTTAGTAATGGACATTATAATTCTATGTTGGAAACGACTCGCCGATGACGACTTTGCCGAGGATGTTGACCCCTTCGGTGGCTCTGACTGGATGTACGGCGGACGTTCGCTGAGAAGTCAAGAAAACGACGACGCTTTGGCTACGCTCGCGGACTTGGCGCCGCCTCCGCAGAAACTGAAACCCATCAGGTGTGTTGTTAATAAGGCTTCGCTGGAGGATCGGCATCCGCTTGATATTCTCGCTGGGAGTCTAGACAGGCTTCCGGAGATGGGGTTTCTTGAAGACGGCTGCTTCGATGCTCCTTTGGGGTCGAAGATTGCTGACGTGGAGGAAAGTGGTCAGTCGACGCGTGGGGTTGGGAAGGGTTTAGGGTTTGAAACGGAGGTTCAAGGTCAAATACATGGACATACACCTCGTGATGGTGTGTCTCTGAGGTAATAAGAACTTTTTGTGCATGTTCGTTTGGTCACACTTCAGTTTTTGGATCTGTTACTGTGAAAAAGTAATTACTTTTCACGTTTATTTGGTAGAATTAGACACTTTAATTCTATGTTGCTCTATTTACTTATAGATTGGTTTATTCTTTGAGGTAAAAGCGTTAAACTTTGGCAGATAAGCTAACAGATTGATGTGGCTGTCATTACAACCTTTTACAGTGATGGTTTTATTTGGTTTTGAGTGTTGTTAGGCTTCAAGTCAGTGATTTTTTGGCTCCCTTTACCAAACGCGCAAAAGCGGCATAATTTTCACAAATCTAGAAACAAAGTGGAATTAGAATCTGATTAGCTTTTCTAGCAAGTTTCTATTCGAAGGAGAGGTAGGTAGTGTATTATTGCTAAACTCCCTAACTTTGCAGAATTTCGGTAAAAAAAAAACACGACAAATGGTGTTCTCTCGATGGGTTTTGGTGATTTTCACCCTGTTCATAGCAGGCACCCTTTCAGAAAATTCTTGGCAGACGTTGAGTGGTTAGAAACATAGAGTCCTATCACTTTACCAAACATGATTGTTTATGGTGTTTTTACACTTTCTCTATGTTTTTTTTTGTTTTGGCAGGGAAACCTCCGGTTGTGATTGCTAGAGGTGGGTTCTCTGGTGTGTTTCCAGATTCCAGTAGTAAAGCATATCAATGGGTAAGTGTGACAATTTCACCAAACGTAGCTCTCTGGTGTGATCTTCAACTAACAAAGGATGGTGTCGGAATCTGCTTCCCTGATCGTAATCTTGACAATGGGTCCGATGTCACGGGCCTTTACCCAAATAAGAAAGAATGGTTCTCTGTTGATTTCACATGGAAGGATCTCTCTGATGTGAAGTGTAAATGTACTACCTTGAACCCTTTTTCAAATGTTTCCATACAAAGTTTCTGATAGTATCATTCAATCAGTGGTCCAGAACGTTAAGTCACGATCAGGAGTTTTCGACGGTTCCTACCAGATATTAACTGTTGAAATTGTAGCAGAACTAGGAGCTCCCGGCCTCTGGTTAAACATTCAGGTATACTCTTTTAACATTCCCTTGGTCACCATTTAGAAACACAATTAATCTTCTTCTTCTTGTCGTTCCTACACTTACAGAACAGTGCTTTCTACAAACAACCTAACTTGAGTATGAGAAACTATGTTCTCTCTCTATCAAAACGCGTGGAAGTCAACTTCATATCTTCTCCAGAGATCAGTTTCCTCAAGAGCATGAAAAAGGATGTGACAAAGCTCATCTTTAGGTTTCTGAATCAAGACCAGATAGAGCCATCCAAGAACCTGAGCTATATAAAAACGTTTTCATCTGGAATCCTTGTTCCAAAATCTTACATATGGCCCGTAGGTTCAGATCTTTACCTGAAACCTCACACGTCCCTTGTCACAGATGCTCATAGACAAGGTTTACAAGTTTTCGCCTCGGAGTTTGCCAATGATTTTACAGTTGCTTATAACTACAGCTATGATCCAACGGCTGAGTACTTGTCTTTCATCGACAATGGGAACTTCTCTGTTGATGGTTTCTTATCAGACTTCCCCGTGACTCCATATCGAGCCATCAGTAAGTAGAAAAGACATTATGAATTCAAACCCGAAAGTGAACCGAAAACCAAAAATTTCAATTTGTGTAGGTTCAAATCCGTTAAGAAAGTAACATTCTTGTTTGCCTGTCACAGGTTGCTTCTCTCATTTGGACACCAAAGATGAGAAGCCTGGTCGCATAACAATTATTTCGAGTGATGGAGCTAGTGGAGACTTCCCAGGATGTACTGATTTGGCATATGAGAAAGCTGTGAAGGATGGGGTTGACATTCTTGATTGCAATGTCAAAATGTCCAAGGACAAGATTCCTTTTTGCATGAGCTCCATAGATCTTCTCAACACCACTAATGTCTTTGGCACAAGCTTCAGAAACCTGTCATCAACAGTTGCAGAGATTCAGGAGAGAAGTGGAATCTACACTTTCAGCCTGACCATGTCTCAGATAAAAACCTTGAAGCGTAAGAACTCAACTACATTAAGACTTTTTGATCAAAGATTAAATATCTTGTTTTGCCCTTCATTGCAGCTGTTATTTCAACTCATAAGAAGGACCATGCTTTATTCAGAAACCCAAGAAACAAAAACGCTGGAAAGTTTCTTACATTATCAGAGTTCTTGCTTCTTGCAAACCGTTACAACTCTCTCTTCGGCGTCTTGATAAAAGTGGAGGTAAGAGCTCTGTTCTCAAGTCTTGTGTGTCAAGTAATAATAACATGGGATTATTGACTAAGTGAACCTTTTCTTGAAATACTATTTTATGTTTTCTTAGAATGCAGTGTATTTAGCTGAACATCAAGGAATCAATGTGGTCGATGCTGTGCTAGATAAAACGCATAACCAAACTACTCAAGAAAGCCTGACAACTTCAATATCAGTCTACTTCCAGTCAACTGATAAGTCTGTCTTAATCGCCTGTAACGAGAAGACTATACTCTCCCCTGGCCAACTTGTGTATAGAGTGGATAAAGACATCAGTAATGTCACAGATTCGGCAATCAATGCCATCTTGAGTTTCGCTGGCACTATTGTCATCAGTATGATCTCGGTCTTACCCTACAATGGAGGAGGGCTTGTCAGGCTTAAGAAGACGGATGTAGTTCCAAGACTGAAAGCACGTGGGCTTCGTGTGTTCGTAGAGACGTTTAGCAACGAGTTTGTCACTCTACCCCTTGATCTTTACTGGGATTCAACGGTTGAGATAGACTTCTTTTTCCGGAGTGCTAAGATTGATGGTATCATCACTGACTTCCCAGCGACCAGTGCAAGGTACAAAAGTAAAACCTCCTCTTCTCACTCTTGTTTCTTTAAAGTTCTTTTTTTATACAATCTGAGAAACGGATCACATTTGATTGCAGAGAACCAATGCTATAGAGAGACGAGTCTGTTTAGAACCGGTGAGCTCTTACCTTTCGCAAATCCAATGCTTCTTTCCCCAGCTCAACCTCCATATCCGTTACTAGTTAAGTCAGATGTCAAGGAATCGCCACTGCCTGAAGTAAGAAGCAAGCAGCCACCTCCTTCTTATGCGGCATCGAAGGCAGTGGCGAAAGCAATACAAGTCTACTGTCCGTTTAAAACCATTGTGGTTCTTGTGATCTTCTTTATCTCAGTTTAGTGTGCTTGTAACGAACTTAAACTGCATTATCAGGCAGTAAGACTATGAATAAAAAACAATTAATTAGTGTGCCATTCTTCTTTTTAGATTTCAATCAGGTATCTGAAAATTTAAAATAAGATAGTAATATGGCAATGGATAAGTTTAATTAATGTCCCTGCCAAAGAAAGGTCATCACTTGGACGTCGGCTGTGATTACTGGTTTGGTACAAAAGGAGTTGCATGAAGATGGTTTAAGATTGTTCAGTTTGATGCGTAGAGGAGTTGTTCACCCATACTCAGTAACTTATCTGAGTGCTCTATCCGCTTGTTCAGGCTCACAGAGGGTAATACAAGGGAAACAGATTCATGCTCTTTTGTGGAAACTTGGGATTGAATCAGAGTTACGCATTGAGAGTATGCTAATGGATATGTACTCTAAATGTGGAAGCATTGAAGATGCCTGGAAGATCTTTGAGTCTGCTCAAGAAACTGATGAAGTTTCGATGACTGTGATGTTAGTTGGTTTAGCAAAAAAAATGGGTCAGAGGAAGAGGCTATACATTTCGTCATTAGAATGCTTCAAGCTAGCGTAGAGATCGGTTCAAATGTAGTTTCAGCTGTTCTTGGAGTCTCGTTTGTTAGCAACGGACTCATCAACATGTCATCAACATGTACTCAAAATGTGGAGATCTAGATGATTCACTCAGTGTCTTTTGTCTTTAGAAGAATGTCAGAAAGGAACTACGTTTCATGGAACTCAATGATCGCATCGTTTGCTCGCCATGGACACGGATTACCTGCCTTGAAACTAGCCCAGACGTGAATCCCACAGATGTTACCTTTTTGTCACTGCTCCATGCTTGTAGCCATGTAAAGCTGATCAACAAAGGCCAAGAGCTCTTGAAAACTATGCAAAATGTCCATGGAATCGAGCCTAAGACTGTGCATTATGCTATGTAACGTTGACATGTTGGGCCGAGCTGGTCGTCTAGAAGAATATATGCCTAATGCCGCTGAGCAGTTGTTTCAGTCTTCACCTGATAGCTCAGTTCCCTCATATTCTGATGGCCAACATATACTCATCTAGAGGACAGTGGAAGGAGAGGGAGAAGACGATCAAGACAATGAAAGCAATGGGAGTGCGTAAAGAAGCAGGCGTAAGTTGGATTGAAATCGAGAATCAAATACACATATTTTCTGTTGACGACAAGTTACATCTACAAGCAGAGGCTGGCTATACATGATGTTCTTTCTGAATTGTTTGTTGTTATGTTAGATGAAGGTTACAGAACTGATAAGACGTGTTTTCTCTTTTAATACAATGGATACAGCTGTCGTAGCGCCTTAATATGCCTTCCATCTAAATGGAATCATTAATTCAATCTAACTCAAAAAAAATTGATGAAATAAATAGTTTTTAAAAATCAAATAATATATAAACATATACAAAAAAAGTATTTCAAAATGTTATAAATTAAATGGTGACATTTTAGTTAAGAGATAACTTAAAATATATATAAAAACTAAACTTATTTTTTTTTCCAATAGTTTATGTGTTATGAATTACCTAGAAAACAAATCAAACTATTAAGATAAAACAGTTTATTTTTCAAGGTACAAGAGCATTAAAATTTTTGGACAAAAACAAAAACTTAAGTTATTATTTAATTTTATATTTGATGGATATACAAGTTTTTAGATGAAACATGTACCAAACACTATTACATATTTACATACTATTTCTCATATATTAAAATAGTCAACTAATTTATAATTAACACCAAATTAAGAAAATAATAGATGAGAAGTTACATAAATGTAATAAATAACTAGGATGGGACTCGCACTTAGAAGCACTTGATAACTTTTGTTTTGTAAAATTAATTTGATTTTATATGTATTTGTCTTGTTTTCCAGCATTTCCTTCTTCTTATACCAACATTTTTCAGTAACATGTTTTTTTTTCTGCAGGTGCAATCAGTATCATTGTTAGAATCCTAAAATCGCGAGAATGACAGTTGTAATGTATAGAATCCCAGTTTTCCTCCACCTTGTTAGTTTTTTAATTTGGACATAAAGAAAATTCATACCATTGTAGAAGCCGAAAACCCTGATTGGCATAGACAATAAAATAATAAACGATATTAAGGAATGAACGATTCATATGAGACATAGAGTCGAAATATAATCTCTTTCCTTAACTCTAAATATTTCCGTAATGAGACGGGACTGTACAAATATCGAGTCCCAAGATAAAACCATGGCAGACGATTCACGCTTCATTACATTATTTCTCATATCGAGTTCCAGGATAAAACCTTGGCAAAAAAACCAAAAATAATTTGGTCAAAAAAAAAATTATTGGGCCAGAACCCTCCGCCAAATCCCAAGCGGAACCGGTCAACTTCCGTAAAGTTTCTAACGAGTGATCTGTCTTAAGACGTATTTATAATACAGAGATACATTCAACTTACCAGATGTGGGAGAAAGTTGGGTTTATAACACTTGTCCATTTTGACAGTGTTTTTTACATTCCGAGTTCATCACTTCATCACATTATTTCTCATTCAATTTAGATTTTTTTTTGACATATGAATATACTGGATTGTAGTGCTCACAAGCTTCCCAACAAGCTAATAATCCGGTAATGAAAACCACGGGGTTGGCCGGAAAAGCCACCGGAAAAGTAAAACAAAATCAGCCTTTATATTCTGTTATAAAACATAGTTCCAACAACCATTTCTTGGAGAGATTAAAGATGATGAACATGGAAAACTGAGGAATATATTTCTTAAGATACTGAAGAACAATTTGTAGTTTACACGTAAGATCTTCAAAACACCTGAAAATGAAAGAAAGTTGAAAGTATCCATTGCTAGTCAATGAAAATCAATTTTTATTGAGAACTTGTTCGGGTATTTCTACATTTCGGATATCTGTTAAAATGCCCACCCGTAGCCTAGACCTTCCCTATGTTTGTAGAGGAAGTGTTTGAAGCTAGGTTGTATGGAAACGGAAACAGATACGCGGAAACGAAACGTTTCGAAACGTGAAAAAGTGATTTTTGAATTTTTTTGCTTTGGAAACGTTGTAGAAACATCTATATATATATATATATATATATATTAATATTTTCATTTATTTTTATTATGTTTTGTATATCTTAGAATATAAAAAAATAGCCATTAACCATACAAAAATAAAATAAGTCATTATTAAACATCAAAGTCACATAAAAAATCAAAATAACAAAAATCCAGTAGTTAAATATTCTAACTTCCATCTTAGCGTGTTTTTTTCTACACGATTTTAGATTTAACTAAATAGGAATAACATTAAGGGAGAACTAGAGAAATGAGACATTTTGAACTTTTGTTTGTCACAATAAGACTTCTCATACTTTTGGCAATTCTGGACATGTTTTACCCTTCTTTAATGGAAAAATAGTAAATTGAATTTTAAAAATGTAAAAAAATATGAAAAGTGTTGGAAACAAAATTATGACAATATACATGTTTAAACTTTTAAAAAAAAAAAAATTGAAATCATACTTTGTTTTATCTTCTAGGTATAGTTAGAATACTCATTCTGGTAATCTACCTAGTTTATATGTCTGATTCTAAGTTTTAAACATAGATATATCAAGGGTATATACCGTAAACTACACTTTCTTGTATATTAGCAAAGATAGAACCGGTTACGTTATAATAAAAAAAAATGTCTTCGGTATACCTACAGCTTGATAACGATATATAGCCACAACTCAATGATATAGGTCAGTTACATTATATGACGTCTACAGGAAGAATACATTTCTCACCAATTATACGGTGTTCTGCTTAGGTAGTGTACATATTATCGGCAAATCGTGAAAATATGGAAACTTCTTTAAAACTTCCATATTCGGTTAAAGAAGTTTCCTAAATCTAAAGTAAATCTACCCTAAATCTCTCAAAATATATTGGAGAATATTTTCTCCACGTTCTTCTCCACCTCCTCCTCCCACGATCTTTTTCTCTTCGTTTGTGTTTCTCTCTTCTTCATCCACAAAGGCATCTCTTCTCTCTATCAATACAACATGGTTCTAATCTATGTTAAATCTGGTGAATGGGTGTCTAGTTGCAGTGAAGAGTGGAGTTTCGTGGTAGACACAGCAAGGCGTGGTCCAATGGTAACATTAGAAACTACTATATCATTGGAGAAGCTCAAAAGGATCGTGTGTGAGGACCATATCTTCTCTCTATCAATACAACATGGTGAAAAAAAATTGCATTGCTGAGGTTTTACCTCTATTTGTATTTTCCAGTAACAAGATCAAGGACAAAAAATCTAGATAAAATCTTAGAGGGAAGTTCAAAGTGTAACATTTATTGAAGTTTTAATCGTTGTAACCAGAGAAACATGAAAACATTATCAGGTGAAACTTTGATAGAAAAAAAATTGCATTGCTGAGGTTTTACCTCTATTTGTATTTTCCAGTAACAAGATCAAGGACAAAAAATCTAGATAAAATCTTAGAGGGAAGTTCAAAGTGTAACATTTATTGAAGTTTTAATCGTTGTAACCAGAGAAACATGAAAACATTAACAGGTGAAACTTTGATAGAAAAAAAATTATATTGCTGAGGTTTTACCTCTATTTGTATTTTCCAGTAACAAGATCAAGGACTCTTCATAAACAGCCTCAAGCCATTAAAATCATTCGATAAAGAAACAATTACAGAGCATAATGAAAATGTTACAAGCTCTAAAACTTTTGATTTGAAACCAGAACGTTTATAAAATGATCCAGAATTTCATCATGAGCCATGAACCATGAGAATCTGAATGAAGGAAAATGAAAGAGAAACTAATAGCTTCACAACTCCAATTATTGTTGCTTGAACCTCATTTGGTTCCCTTGACCCTCTCAGTCCAGAGTAGTACTCGCTTGCTGCAACTTTGTGTCTTGCACTGAGGGCTATAGTATCACCCACTTGATACAGCACACGAAAGTCAATTTATCTTCCAAGACTAGTGAACAAATCTTTTATGTTGAAACTCTTATCTTCGAGGTTGTAGACGCTGAAAAATGAAACGGTGCACAGTTATGTGCATAATCAACGATTAGAAAAGATGGATTTCTTACATGCACTAATCCCACTACATAAACAAATCACTTAAGTCTACAAAGTTATCACCTTTACGCTTACCAAGAGGGGAGATATTTGACTTTGCCATTTAGAAATCTTCTCTCTACATGATCTCAGCTTCTCTTTCTCACAACCATATAAATAACCAAACCAGTCAAAACTTATCAAAACATATACGTAACAAGAAGTCAAAATCGAAAAGAACAATACTTCTTGAAACTGATATACAAGGAGGAAGACGAAAGAGAGAAAAGCGACGAAAAGAGAAACAAATCAAATCATAAAAATTAGGTTTTAAAAAATTAGGTTTTAAAATCAAATTAACACATACCCTATGTGAGGAATCGTAGGATTATTATGAAAGTGTAACGAAGTGTAGAATTGAACCAACGAGAGAAGACGGTGAAGAGCGAAAACAAGGATGAAGAAACAGAGAATATAGAAGAAGAAACAGAGAAGAAAACACTGAGATTTGAGAACAAAGAACATAGATGAACACATAACCATGTGAGGAAGAAGAAGAAGAACGCGAAGAGGAGAAAAGGATCTGTAGAGAAGAAATAGAAAGTAACAAAAAGAATTTGGGTTTAGCCGATGTATTCACCTTTTTCGGTTTTTTTTTTAACTTAACGAAATTGTATTAAAAACAAATAGGAATATGTTATATTTTAAATTAATTTAATTTTGGAAAATCTAAGAGCATAATTAGGCCTGAGACTTATTATCCGAGATCCGGATTCGATCCGAGATCCGCTCCGGATCCGCTCCGAAAATAGGATATTCGGGGTGCCCGGATCCGAATCCGGATAGTAAAATCTTGGATCCGTCCAAACCGGATCCGGATCCGGATATCTTAATTGTTAGGTCCGGATATCCGGATCCGGATCCGTACTTTTAAAACACATTAACTTTTTAAATTTCATTAATATTTATATTTTATATAATAATATTTATACATAAATTATGTAATATTATATTTTAGTTTTTACAATATTATAGACATATATATATATATATATATATATATATATATATATATATATATATATATATATATAAACGAAATTGTATTAAAAACAAATAGGAATATGTTATATTTTAAATTAATTTAATTTTGGAAAATCTAAGGGCATAATGGTATTAACAGTAATTAAAATTCTAATATGACAAAAAATCTAGATAAAATCTTAGAGGGACAAACCCAACTTTTAAGTGTCTTTTTTTTCCAATTTTTCCTAACATTAATTAGGCGTCTTAACTTATCAAAATAACAAACTAATCCTTATATTTATTAATTATTTATAAAATTTGTTCTAAAATAAAACAAAGAATTTCTCGAGTATTGGAAGCTTGGTAACTCCAGAGAGAGAAAGTAAATCTACTTTGGGTCTGGCGTACGGCTGGCGCGTGAGCGAGCGTGCCGTCGCCGGAGTCCTCCAATCTTCGTTAAGATGCTTTTACTCTGCTTCTCCTTCGCCTGCTATCCCCGAATGCCTTGTCTGAGCTCTGATCCAGCTCCCAACCGTCATCGTCAACTCGGGGAGTGAACCGACATCGAGGGTGGCTAAGCGGCTGGAGTAACGACGCGGTCATGTGGAGGGTTTTGGCGTGGTGAAGTAGGCTTGTCAGTTTAAGTTTTGAATCCGGGAGGTGGAGGCTTATCCAGCTCCGTCGCCGCTGGCCTAGTCTC
This genomic interval from Brassica oleracea var. oleracea cultivar TO1000 chromosome C2, BOL, whole genome shotgun sequence contains the following:
- the LOC106322742 gene encoding glycerophosphodiester phosphodiesterase GDPDL5-like isoform X4, which encodes MFPYKVSDSIIQSVVQNVKSRSGVFDGSYQILTVEIVAELGAPGLWLNIQNSAFYKQPNLSMRNYVLSLSKRVEVNFISSPEISFLKSMKKDVTKLIFRFLNQDQIEPSKNLSYIKTFSSGILVPKSYIWPVGSDLYLKPHTSLVTDAHRQGLQVFASEFANDFTVAYNYSYDPTAEYLSFIDNGNFSVDGFLSDFPVTPYRAISCFSHLDTKDEKPGRITIISSDGASGDFPGCTDLAYEKAVKDGVDILDCNVKMSKDKIPFCMSSIDLLNTTNVFGTSFRNLSSTVAEIQERSGIYTFSLTMSQIKTLKPVISTHKKDHALFRNPRNKNAGKFLTLSEFLLLANRYNSLFGVLIKVENAVYLAEHQGINVVDAVLDKTHNQTTQESLTTSISVYFQSTDKSVLIACNEKTILSPGQLVYRVDKDISNVTDSAINAILSFAGTIVISMISVLPYNGGGLVRLKKTDVVPRLKARGLRVFVETFSNEFVTLPLDLYWDSTVEIDFFFRSAKIDGIITDFPATSARYKKNQCYRETSLFRTGELLPFANPMLLSPAQPPYPLLVKSDVKESPLPEVRSKQPPPSYAASKAVAKAIQVYCPFKTIVVLVIFFISV